The sequence below is a genomic window from Cedecea neteri.
GGCTGCAGGATGATTTTGCGGCCTATCTCGAAAAAGGGATGAAACCGATGCTGAAGTTCGCCAAAAACGGCATGTTTGAGGCGATCATCACCCATGAAAGCGAAGTGGTGCGCAAGCTGGATGGCGATTACGATGCCAAACTCCAGCAGGCTGTCAATATTCGTACCGATCGGGCGAACGCTCTTAGACAGCAGGCCGACAGCCGCACCCGTACCAGCGTGGCGTTGATGGCCGGGGCCTTTGCGATTGCGCTGTTTATGACGGTGTTCACCTTCATCATGCTGCGTCGTGTGGTGATTGGCCCGCTGCAGCGCGCCGCGAAGCGCATTGAGCATATCTCCGAGGGCGATTTGACCCTTTCTGCGGAAGCGACCGGCAACAGCGAAATTGGCAAACTCAGCCAGCACCTGCAGCATATGCAGCAGCAACTGGTCAGCACCGTCAGCACGGTGCGCGAAGGTGCCGAAGCGATTTATCAGGGCTCGAGTGAAATTTCCGCTGGCAATACCGATCTTTCTTCCCGCACCGAGCAGCAGGCTGCCGCTATCGAACAAACTGCCGCCAGCATGGAGCAGTTGACCGCTACGGTGAAACAAAACGCCGACAACGCTCATCACGCGACAAAGCTTGCGGAAGATGCCTCCCAGAAGGCCAGCGACGGCGGGCGTATTGTGTCGGGCGTGGTCAGCACAATGGACAACATCTCCGCCAGTTCGAAGAAAATCTCTGAGATCACCGCGGTGATCAACAGCATCGCTTTCCAGACCAATATTCTGGCGCTGAACGCCGCCGTGGAAGCGGCAAGGGCGGGGGAGCAGGGGCGAGGTTTCGCCGTGGTGGCAAGCGAGGTGCGAACGCTGGCGCAGCGTAGCGCCCAGGCGGCGAAAGAAATTGAGGGGCTTATCAGCGAATCCGTGTCGCTGATCGACAGCGGCTCCCGCCAGGTGGCGCAGGCCGGTACCACCGTGACCGGGATTGTGGAAGCCGTTCGCCGCGTGACCGATATTATGCTGGAAATTGCCGCCGCTTCGGATGAGCAAAGCCGGGGCATTCAGCAGGTTGGGCAGGCGATACACGAAATGGATAACGTCACGCAGCAAAATGCCTCGCTGGTGGAAGAGGCGTCCGCCGCCGCCGTTTCTCTGGAAGAGCAGGCCGCTCGCCTGACCGAGGCGGTGGGTACCTTCCGGCTGGCAACAAGCTTAGCCGCTGCGCCGCAAAAACATCCCGCCATTTCTTCCCCAACATCCGCTACGGTTCGCCCGGCGACGGCCTCTGCCGACAACTGGGAAACCTTCTGATTTACCTCCAGCGGCTCAGCAATGGGCCGCCTCTCACTTCTTTTAGTTTCGCTCCGCACGCTGTTGCGCCTCATCTGCAGAATCAGTAAGGTGTGCGCAAATTGACGAAATAGCCGGAAAAAACATGAGTTCAAAAGATCCGCTGCACGGCGTGACGCTTGAAGCGTTGCTTAACGCCCTGGTTGAACGCTACGGCTGGGCCGAAATGGCGCGGCAGGTAAATATCAACTGCTTTAAAAGCGATCCCACTATAAAGTCCAGCCTGAAGTTTCTGCGCCGCACGCCCTGGGCGCGCAAAGAAGTGGAAGAGATGTACATCGCCTCTCTGGATGAGCCTGAGAACAAAAACGACTTACCTGCGGACAGCCCGTGGGCTAACTGGCAGGCCAAAAATAAGGAATAATCATGCTAACCGGCCTGAATCACCTGACGCTTGCGGTGCGCGATCTGGCGCGGAGCCTGGCGTTTTACCAAAGCCTGCCGGGCATCAGGCTGCATGCGCGCTGGGACAGCGGGGCCTATCTTTCCTGCGGTGACTTATGGCTTTGTCTTTCGCTGGACGCAAAGGCCGGTGAGCGGCCCGCGCATTATACTCATTACGCGTTCAGCGTAAGCGCGGAGGCATTTCCCCGAACGGTTAAGGCGCTGGAGCAGCAAGGCGTGCGGGTCTGGAAAGACAACCGCAGCGAAGGGCATTCCTTCTACTTTCTTGACCCGGATAACCACCAGCTTGAGCTGCACGTCGGGGATTTAGCCAGTCGGCTTGTGGCCTGCCGGGCAAAACCTTATCAAGGTATGGATTTTCAGGGCGATGGCCTGACGGTGCGCCATGCTTCGCTGGAGGAGATCCTCGCGCTTTATCACCGCCTGCCCGAATTTGGAGATTGTAGAACTGTGGCAGATCTTCAGACTCGTCTCGCAGCGAACCAAACCAGCCAACTTATCGCCTGTGTCAACGGCGTTCCCGCCGGGTTTAAACTCGGCTACGCGCTCGGTGAGACGGAGTTTTACAGCTGGCTCGGGGGCGTTTTGCCTGAGTTCAGGCGGGACGGCGTCGCTCAGGCTTTACTGGTCGAGCAGGAAAAATGGGCGAAGGAACAGGGCTACCGCAAGCTAACCGTGAAAACCCGCAATAAATTTCGCGGCATGCTAATGATGTTGCTTAAAAACGGCTATCAGCTTATTGAGATTGAGCCGAAGGGCGACCCGGACGATTACCGCCTGTTGCTACAAAAGTCTCTGGCAGCCTGAAACAGCCCTTTCAGTCGCATCTGATAGGTATGTAACCGTGGCAAGGTTAGGCTACATGCTGGTTTTTAATCGGGAGGATCCCACTCATGATGACATCCCCAACCTTGAGTCAGCCGACAATTCAGGCCGTTAATACGCTCGGCCAGTGGCTGGCGCAAAGCGATTTTGCAGGCGCGCCGCAGGCACAGGATGCCGATCTGATTATCCTGGCCGGTAACGCCGTGATCCCAACCCTCGAAGCCGCGTGTGAGTTTGCCGCCAACAGCGAAAAACCGCTGCTCATCACTGGTGGCATAGGCCATTCCACAACGTATCTTTACGCGGAAATCGCCCGCCACCCGCGCTACAACACGATTCCAACCACCGGCCGTGCCGAAGCGGCGATCATCAAAGACATTGCCCACCAGTTCTGGAAAGTCCCGAACGAGAAAATTATTACCGAAGAGAAGTCGACCAACTGCGGGGAAAACGCGCGCTTTAGCGTGGAGAAAATGGCCGACCTTGGCCTGATCCCGAGCGTGTGCTGATTATTCAGGATCCGACCATGCAGCGCCGCACCGTTGCGACTTTTGCTCGCGTCTGGCAGGGCAATGCGCAGGCACCGGAATGGCTAAGCTGGCCTGGCGTGACTCCTGAGTTAGTCGAGGGAGAACAGGGCACTATTTTTGCCGGACAGGCAGAAGGTTTGTGGCCGATTGAGCGCTATGTTTCGCTGGCGCTGGGTGAAATCCCTCGCTTACGTGACGATGCAACCGGTTATGGTCCGCAGGGGCGAGACTTTATCGTTCACGTCGATATTCCTCCGCAGGTAATGGCCGCCTGGCATGCGCTCCAGCAGGACATGGCGCTAAGCGCATTGATTCGCGAGCGGGGACTGTAATCCCCCGATCTTGCCCTGATAAACGTTAAGGCTAAAAAATTACACGCTGAAACAAATTAACGTCCATAATTCGTTGATGTTAATGCTCTTTTAATGTTTCTTCGTTATCCTGGCATTCAACGTTATTTCAGGGCAGGGTCTCTTATGCGGACTAAATACACCTCGGTACAGATTTCGATCCACTGGCTGGTTTTTCTGCTGGTCGTGGGGGCTTATTGCGCTATGGAACTGCGTGGCTTTGCCCCACGCAGCTACCGGCCGCTCATTAATTCTATTCATTTCACCTGCGGGATTTCCGTGCTCGTGCTGATGATTGCCCGTCTACTGGTGCGCATCAAATACCGCGCCCCGGCCATTGTGCCAAAGCCGCATCCGGCGGTAACCGGCATCTCTCATCTGGTCCATACGATTGTCTATCTGATGTTTATTGCGCTGCCGGTGCTGGGCTTCCTGGCAATGTACTATCGCGGTAGCGACTGGGTGGCCTTTGGGCTACAGATGCCGGTGGCGGCGGTACCGGACGAAGACATGGAGTTTAG
It includes:
- a CDS encoding methyl-accepting chemotaxis protein, whose amino-acid sequence is MSIKTLTPQNGVRFWHHIRLVPLFSSILGGILLLFALCIGFASYFLIQSDRALQDVTEEIQVRMGLADSANHLRTARINLINAGAASRVADMDQVKQNVANAEGLIMQAQAGFSAYMARKVKTPADQALDKGLQDDFAAYLEKGMKPMLKFAKNGMFEAIITHESEVVRKLDGDYDAKLQQAVNIRTDRANALRQQADSRTRTSVALMAGAFAIALFMTVFTFIMLRRVVIGPLQRAAKRIEHISEGDLTLSAEATGNSEIGKLSQHLQHMQQQLVSTVSTVREGAEAIYQGSSEISAGNTDLSSRTEQQAAAIEQTAASMEQLTATVKQNADNAHHATKLAEDASQKASDGGRIVSGVVSTMDNISASSKKISEITAVINSIAFQTNILALNAAVEAARAGEQGRGFAVVASEVRTLAQRSAQAAKEIEGLISESVSLIDSGSRQVAQAGTTVTGIVEAVRRVTDIMLEIAAASDEQSRGIQQVGQAIHEMDNVTQQNASLVEEASAAAVSLEEQAARLTEAVGTFRLATSLAAAPQKHPAISSPTSATVRPATASADNWETF
- the cybB gene encoding cytochrome b561 — its product is MRTKYTSVQISIHWLVFLLVVGAYCAMELRGFAPRSYRPLINSIHFTCGISVLVLMIARLLVRIKYRAPAIVPKPHPAVTGISHLVHTIVYLMFIALPVLGFLAMYYRGSDWVAFGLQMPVAAVPDEDMEFSLKSWHELIANTGYFVIGLHAFGALFHHYVWKDNTLLRMMPGKRQQP
- a CDS encoding VF530 family DNA-binding protein encodes the protein MSSKDPLHGVTLEALLNALVERYGWAEMARQVNINCFKSDPTIKSSLKFLRRTPWARKEVEEMYIASLDEPENKNDLPADSPWANWQAKNKE
- a CDS encoding N-acetyltransferase family protein, whose amino-acid sequence is MDFQGDGLTVRHASLEEILALYHRLPEFGDCRTVADLQTRLAANQTSQLIACVNGVPAGFKLGYALGETEFYSWLGGVLPEFRRDGVAQALLVEQEKWAKEQGYRKLTVKTRNKFRGMLMMLLKNGYQLIEIEPKGDPDDYRLLLQKSLAA